The sequence GACCGGGTGGACGTCACCCTGGAGGTGGCGCCCGGGCTGCTGGCCCGCGCGGATCCGGGCCCCCTGTCGCAGATCCTCATCAACCTGCTGCTCAACGCCGCCCAGGCCATGGGGGGCGAGGGCCGCGTGCGCGTCTCCACGCGGAGTGAGAACGCGCTCGTGGTGGTGGAGGTGCAGGACAGCGGTCCGGGCCTGTCCCCGGAGGTGCGGGCGCACCTCTTCGAGCCGTTCTTCACCACCAAGGGCCGGCAGGGCACGGGCCTGGGACTCGCGGTGTCGCTGAACCTGGCCCAGGGCATGGGCGGCCGGCTGGACGCGCGCGACGGCGCGGGCGGCGGCGCGTGCTTCCGTTTGTCCCTTCCAGCGGCCTGACGGCGTGGCCGGACGGCATATGATGGGCGGCACCCCATGCCCCTCTTCCGCACCGTCCTCGTCGCCGACGACGAGCCGTCCATCCGCCACATCCTCACCCTGGTGCTGACCGACAAGGGCTACGACGTGCGCGCCGTCGCGGACGGAGACGAGGCCCTGCGCGAGCTGTCCACCCGCGCCTACGACGTCCTGGTGACGGACGTGCGCATGCCCAAGCGCGACGGGCTGTCGGTGCTCAAGGCCGCGCTCGCGGAGCAGCCCGGCCTCACCGTGGTGGTGATGAGCGCGTATGGCTCCCAGGAGCAGGCGCTGGAGGCGGTGCAGGCGGGCGCGTACGACTACGTCCAGAAGCCCTTCAAGCCGGAGGAGATCGTCCTCGTCCTGCGCAAGGCGCAGGAGCGCGAGCGGCTGGTGCGCGAGAACCGCCGCCTGCACGAGGCGCAGCTTCCCGGCGCGTCCGGGGGCCACATCCTGGGCCAGAGCGCCGCGCTCCAGGCGGTGCTCAAGCAGGTGGCGCGCGTGGCGCCCGTGGACACCACGGTGCTCATCTCCGGGGAGAGCGGCACCGGCAAGGAGCTCATCGCGCGCGAGCTGCACGGCCAGAGCCGCCGCGCCGCCATGCCCTTCGTCGCCGTCAACTGCGGCGCCATCCCCCACGGCCTCCTGGAGAGCGAGCTGTTCGGCCACGCGAAGGGCGCCTTCACCGACGCGCGCACCGCCCGCCGCGGCCTGTTCGCGGAGGCCGACGGCGGCACGCTGTTCCTCGACGAGGTGGGTGAGCTGCCCCTGGGCGCGCAGGTGAAGCTCTTGCGCGTGCTTCAGGAGGGGGAGATCCGCCCGGTGGGCGAGAGCCGTGTGGAGCGCGTGGACGTGCGCGTGGTGGCCGCCACGCTGCGCGACCTGGGCAAGCTGGTAGAGAAGGGGGACTTCCGCGAGGACCTCTACTACCGCCTCAACGTGGTGAACCTCACGCTGCCGCCCCTGCGCGAGCGCCGCGAGGACATCCCGCTGCTCGCCCGCGCCTTCCTCCACCGCTTCAACCGCGAGCTCAACCGTGATCCACCGGTGGAGGGCTTCACCCCGGAGGCGGAAGCCCTGATGACGGCCTACGCCTGGCCGGGCAACGTGCGCGAGCTGGAGAACGCCATGGAGCGCGCGGTGCTGCTCGCGGAGGGCACCCACGTCGCGCCTGGCAGCCTGCCGGAAAAGCTGTGGGCGGCTTCCGCACCCGCTCCGGCCGGGACGGCCGCGCCGCTACAGGCCGGGGGCGACCTGTCGCTCAAGCGCGCCATCCGGGAGCTGGAGGAGTCCTACATCCGGGCGGCGCTGCGGCGCACGAAGGGCAACCGCACCCGGGCGGCGGAGGTGCTGGACATCAGCCACCGGGCGCTCCTCTACAAGATCAAGGAGTACGGCATCGATCCGGACGCCGAGGGCACCCGGACCTGAGGGCAGGGGAGTGGCCCGCCCGCCGACCGTCCAGTAATCCCCGGGCAGGAATCCTCCGCCGCCATTTGACGGAACGCCGCCGGGGCCGGAAAATCGGGCCTCCGCGAAGGTGTGGGTCCGGGGGCGCGGTCGTGGCTGGCTTTCACGGCGCTCCCCCGTCCGCAGGGCGGCCGGGCGCCAAGCACTTTTTAGGAGGGGTATCAAGCCGGTGCTACGCTGGCCGCCTCTCCGATGGAGTTACGCATGGCGAAGGGCAAACTGGCACTCGGGCTGGATATCGGGTCGACGTCGATCAAGATGATCATGCTCAAGGAGCAGCGCAAGCGCGGTGAAGTTGGCTACGCGCTCCAGAGCTTCGGAATGAAGCCGCTGCCTCCGGAAGCCATCGTGGACGGCGCGCTGATGAACTCCACGGCCATCGTCCAGGCCGTCCAGGAGCTGATGTCCGAACTGAAGGTCAAGGGCAAGGACGTCGCCATCGGCGTGTCCGGCCACTCGGTCATCATCAAGAAGATCCAGATGCCCCGCATGAGCCAGGAAGAGCTCGAGGAGAGCATCCAGTGGGAGGCGGAGCAGTACATCCCCTTCGACGTGAAGGACGTGAACATCGACACGCAGATCCTCGACGGCGGCGGCAACGACGCCACCGGTCAGATGGACGTGCTGCTGGTGGCCGCCAAGAAGGACATGATCAACGACTACACCACCGTGGTCTCCGAGGCGGGCCTCGCGCCGGTGGTGGTGGACGTGGACGCGTTCGCCGTCCAGAACATGTTCTCCACGAACTACGAGCTGCCGGACAAGGAGACCGTCGTCCTCATCAACGCCGGCGCCTCCGTGGTGAACATCAACATCATCGCCAACGGCGTCACCGTCTTCACCCGTGACGTGACCATCGGCGGCAACCAGTTCACCGAGGAGATCCAGAAGCAGCTCAACGTCTCCTACGAGGAGGCGGAGGCGCTGAAGATCGGCGGCAACCGCGCGGACGCGGACGCCGTCGTTCCCCAGGACGTGGAGCGCGTGCTCTCCAGCGTCGCGGAGCAGGTGGCCGGCGAAATCCAGCGCTCGCTGGACTTCTACGCGGGCACCGCCGCGGACTCGAACTTCACCAAGGTCTACCTCTCCGGCGGCACCGCGAAGATCCCCGCCCTGTTCAAGACCATCGAGGCGCGAACCGGCGTGCCGGTGGAGATCCTCAACCCGTTCCGGAAGATTGAAGTGGACAACCGCAAGTTCGACCCCGCGTTCATCATGGACGTGGCGCCCATGGCCGCGGTGGCCGTGGGACTGGCGCTCCGGCGCCCGGGCGACAAGCTGGGCTGATACCGCTCTGACCGACCTTGAGGAACTGAACGCACATGATGATCCGAATCAACCTGCTGCCCGTCCGGGCGGTGAAGAAGCGGGAGATGGGCCGGCAGATCCTGGCCCTCTACGCCGCGGTCCTGATCGCCGCGGTGGTCGGCAATTACTTCTGGTTCGCGGACCGTGACGGCGAACTGGAGCGCACCAAGCAGGGCATCGCCCAGACGCGCGCGAAGATCGCGGAGCTGGAGAAGGTCATCGGCGAGGTGACCAACATCAACGCCCGCAAGGCGGAGGTGGAGAAGAAGCTCGCGGTGCTGGACACACTGCGCAAGGGCCGCAACGGGCCGGTGCGCATGCTGGACGCGCTGTCCTCCGCCATGCCCAAGAAGGTCTGGCTCAAGGACTTCGTGGAGGCCTCCAACAGCGTCACCATCAACGGCGGCGCGGTCAGCCACGACGAGGTCGCCGAGCTGATGCGCGGCCTGGGCGGCATGGTGTGGACGCCCAAGGGCATGGGGCGCCTGGTGGATCAGGGCCGTGGCGTCAGCAAGACGTCGCGCGTGGAGCTCTTCAACACGGAGACCGCCAGCGTGGAGGAGTTCTCCGCCAGCGACATCAAGCCCTTCTTCGGAAACATCGAACTGACCAACGCGGTGCAGACCAAGCCCAACCAGGCCGGGGCCGCGTCCTTCGTCGAGTTCAAGCTCACCCTCACCGCCAACTACGCCATCTGATTGGCGGCGAAGGACCCCTGTCATGGAAAAATACCTGGATCAACTCGCGAAGGCCCCTCCCGCGGCGAAGTTCGGCGGGCTCGCGGCCATCGTCGTCCTGCTGACCGTGGGCAACTTCTTCTCCTTCATCCAGCCCACGGAAGAGGACATCGCCCGCCGCCAGTCGGAGCGCCGGACGCTGGACCTGGAGCTCGCGGAGAAGAGCGAGATCGCCCAGAACCTCAACGAGCGCCGTCGTGAGATGGACGTGCTCGAGCAGAAGCTGGCGGAGGCCCTCACGGAGCTGCCGGAGCGGCGCGACATGGAAGAGCTGCTCGCGCAGATCAACGACATCGGCAAGAAGTCCGGCCTGGAGATCTCCCGCGTGGAGCCCGACCGCGAGTACGTCGAGGGCGGCGAGTTCTTCGCGCGCATCCCCATCAAGATGACGGTGAGCGGCAACTACCACGAGATCGCCATGTTCCTGCAGGAGATGGCGAACATGCGCCGCATCGTGAACGTCAACAACATCAAGCTCGATGGCGCGACCCTGAAGAACGAGAAGGTGGTCCTCCAGAGCAGCTTCCTGGCGACGACGTTCCGGTTCATCGAGAAGAAGAGCAACTAGAAACTTGATCCGCCCGGCAACTGGGGCGACAAGGGATGACGCGGATGAAGACGTTCAAGTCCACGATGACCGCTGCGGTGATGGCGCTGACCCTGTCCGCTTGTGAGGACTCGCCCCCAGCCCCGCCACCTGCTCCTCCCAAGGCCGCCGCCCCCGCGCCGGCCCCGGTGGAGGAGAAGACCGAGGCGTCGGCGGCGCCACCGTTCGTCTACACCTATAGCCCGGTGGGCAAGCGGGATCCGTTCCGCAGTCCGCTGGAGGAGCTCGGGCCGGTGGCGCGTGACGCACCGGAGCGTGCCTGCAACGAACCCCTGTGCGTGTTCGACCTCGACCAGCTCAAGCTGGTGGCGGTCGTCACGGGGGATGCCAGCCCGCTGGCGATGGTCGAGGACCCCCTGGGCCGCGGCCACATCGTCCGGCGCAACACCCGCGTGGGGCGCCAGGGCGGCAAGGTCACACAGATTCTAAGGGACTCGGTCACCGTCACCGAGGTCTTCACGGGTGCCAAGGGCGAACTCATCAGCAACCCGGTGAGTCTCCAGCTCAAGGCGGATGGCGTGAAGGACCCCGCCTACAACCTGATGACGGGCAAGAACTGGGAGTAGCGCCCCACGGCGCGCCCGCGGGCAGTCGTCGCCCGCTTCCAACTTGTTGAGGGGACGCATGCTCGAGCAGAGCGCTGTGACGAGGGGCAAGTGGATCATGGCGGCCGCATGGGCGGTCGTCCTGGCAAGCGCCAAGGTGTACGGCGCGGATCTCAATACGCTGCGGGACCTGCAGGTGTCCCGGACGGGAGCCGGTGCCCAGGTCGTGGTGACCGGGACCCGGCCGCCCACCTTCACCGTCTTCCGGCTCAGTGGGCCGGAGCGGCTGGTGGTGGACCTGTCGTCCGCGGACGCCACCGGCATCAAGGGGCACCACGACGGCACCGGTCCGGTGTCCGGCGTGGTGGCCGCCCAGTTCTCCGACGCGCGCGCCAGCGTGGGCCGCGTGCTGGTGGCGCTGGATCAGGCCTCCCAGTACGACGTCCGCGCGGAGGGCAACCGCGTGGTCATCTCCGTGGACGGCTCACCGGTGGCCCCCGCCGCCGCGACCGCCCAGGCTCCGGCGGCTGAGGCGAAGCCGGTGGCCCCCGCCGCCGCGCCGAAGCCCGCCCCCTTGCAGGTGGCCGCCGCCGAGCCCGTGAAGCCGGAGCCGGTGAAGCCCGCGCCGGTGGTGGAGGCGATGGTGGCGGTGGTGCCGGAGGAGGGGACCTCCTCGAAGGCGGCCCCGTCCCAGGCGCCCGGCCGTGAGAACGTGGTCGCCACGGAGGCGGATGAGCGCGACGTGGCCCACCCGGCCCAGCGCATCACCCGGCTGTCCCTGGACGGCGACGCGCTGCGCGTCGGCGCCGACGGCGACATCGCCCGCTATGAGGTCCTGGAGCTGGTGGACCCGCCGCGCCTGGCCGTGGACGTGTACGGCGTGGGCCTGAGCGCGAAGGCGCCCAAGGTGAAGGGCAACCTGCTCAAGGACGTGCGCGTGGGCGCGCACGAGGACAAGGTGCGCCTGGTCCTCGTGGCCAAGGGCGACATGCCCGCGTACCGCGTGGACCGCTCCGAGCGCGGCCTGGAGGTGGTGTTGGGCGGCGCGGTGGCGCGCAAGCCGAAGCCCTCCCAGCCTCGCGACGCGGTGGCGGAGACCGAGCCGCTGCGCCCGCAGCCCCTGCCGGTGCAGGAGGCCGCGAAGCCGCAGCCCGCCGTGGCGCAGGCCGCGCCGCAGCCGGCGGCGGTGGAGGTCAAGGACCTGTCCTTCGACGAGAGCCCCACGGGCGGCCGCGTGCAGCTGAAGCTGTCCGGCGCGACGGCGTGGAAGGTGGACCGTCCGGATCCGCGCAGCGCGGTGCTGACGCTGGAGAACGCGCGCCTGCCCAAGAAGCTGGAGCGCAGCCTGGACACCAGCGCGCTGGACACGCCGGTGAAGATGATCAGCGCCTTCAGCGTCCCCGGTGAGGGCCGCAAGGTGCGCCTGGTGGTCGCCGCGGACGGCGCCATCGAGGAGAACGTCACCCAGGGCGCCAACAGCCTGAGCTGGCGGCTGGACGTGCAGGGCGTGAAGACGGAGGAGGTCGCCGTCACCCAGCGCACCGCCGGCTTCACGGCGGAGGCCCCGGCGTACGCGGCGGAGGGCGCGCCCCAGCAGGCGCGCTACCGCGGCAAGCGCGTGTCCTTCGAGTTCAAGGACATCGACATCCAGAACCTGCTGCGCGTCATCGCGGAGATCTCCAAGCGCAACATCGTCGTGGCCGACGACGTCGGTGGCCGCGTGACCATCCGCCTGCGCAACGTGCCCTGGGACCAGGCGCTGGACCTCATCCTGCGCACCAAGCAGCTGGGCCAGGAGCAGGTGGGCAACATCATCCGCATCGCGCCGCTGAAGACGCTGGAAGAGGAGGCGCGGCTGCGCCAGGAGCGCAAGAAGTCGCTGCAGCAGCAGGAGGACCTGCTGGTCAGCCTGGTGCCGGTGAACTACGCGGTGGCCGGTGAGATGTCGTCGCGCGTGAAGGACGTGCTCAGCGACCGTGGCTCGGTGACGGTGGACACGCGCACCAACGTGCTCATCATCAAGGACATCCGCTCCAACACGGAGAAGGCGCGCGCCCTGGTGCGCAGCCTGGACACGCAGACGCCGCAGGTCCTCATCGAGAGCCGCATCGTGGAGGCGAGCACCACCTTCAGCCGCAACCTGGGCGTGCAGTGGGGTGGCCAGACGCGCCTGTCCACCGCGACGGGCAACCCCACCGGCCTCATCTTCCCCAGCACCGTCGGTGTGACGGGCGGCTCGCCTGGCGGGGCCGCGGGTGTTCCGGCCCAGCCCAACTTCGCGGTGAACCTGCCGGCGGCGGTGGGTGAGGGCCTCGGTGGCGCCATGGGCTTCGCCTTCGGTTCCGCGGGCGGCGCCGTGCAGCTCAACCTGCGCCTGTCCGCGGCGGAGACCGAGGGCACGGTGAAGACCATCTCCTCGCCCAAGGTCACCACGCTGGACAACAACACGGCCCGCATCAGCCAGGGTCTGTCCATCCCGTTCAGCCAGACGTCGGCCGGCGGCGTGAACACGACCTTCGTCGAAGCGCGCCTGTCGCTGGAAGTCACGCCGCACATCACCCAGGACGGCAGCATCCTCATGTCCATCGCGGCGCAGAACAACCAGCCGGACCCGTCCAACACGGGCGCCAACGGCCAGCCCTCCATCCAGCGCAAGGAGGCCCAGACCCAGGTCCTGGTGAAGGACGGCGACACGACGGTCATCGGCGGCATCTACGTCCGCCGGGGCAGCACGCGGGTGAACTCGGTGCCCTTCCTGTCGAAGATCCCCGTGCTCGGCTTCTTCTTCCGGAACACGAACGACACGGACGAGCGGCAGGAGCTGCTCATCTTCATCACGCCTCGCATCCTCAACCGGCAGACCATCGCGCAGAGCCTCTAACGGCTTCGCGCCCTGATTGAGAGAGACCAGTCCAATGAAGCCTTTCTTCATCGCGGCGGCCCTGTCGCTCGGGCTCTTCTCGTGCTCCGAGAGCGCTCCCGCTGTCCAGATCACCCAGATCAAGCTGCCCGACGCCAGCTGCTCGGTGGACACGGAAGCGCCCGGGATCGCGAGCGGCCAGCTCAACTTCGAGTATGGCCGCAGCTACGTCCTGGCCTTCCTCGTGAACAACAGCTACAGCGCGACGCCCATTTCCGTCGGGGATAACCCGCTGGAGCCAGACGGCGTCGAGGGGGGCGCCGCCACCGCGTTCGTCACCACGCTGCGGCTGTCCTACGACACGACGCCGAGCCTCTCCATCCCCGATGCGGAGGTGCCCTACGCGGGCGGCCTGAATCCCTCTTCGCAGGGCAACGTCCTCGTGACCGGCCTGCTCACGTCGGAGGCCTCGGGGATCCTGTCGGAGGCGACGAAGGGCGGGGACGTCCAGGTGCGCGTCACCGTCCAGTTCGCGGGGGAGTACGGCTCGGGCAGCAAGGAGTTCGAGACGAACGAGATCGTCTACACGATCAACGCCATCCGCCGGAACTTCGGCGTCGCTGACTGCAAGGCCGGCGAGGTGCCCGAGCCCGGAGCCCCGTGCGGTTCGCCGGGTGGCCAGGATGGCAACCTCCCCTCGTGCAAGGTTCCGCAGCCGTGAGCCGGGCACCCATCACCACGCCCCGGGAGGACCATGTCTTTTCGCACGCACCTTGAAGCGGTGGTGAACCAGGTGGACGGAGCCCTCGCGTGCAGCGTGATGGGCTTCGACGGCATCTCCGTGGACACGTTCCAGAAGGACGAGGCCACGGAGCTGGACGTCTCCGGCACCTGGGTGGAGTACGCCAACCTGCTCACGCAGTTGAAGAACGCGGCCGAGTCGCTGAAGACGGGCACCGTCACCGAGGTGTCCGTCAACAGCGAGAAGGTCCTCACCGTGATGCGCCTGCTGACGCCGGAGTACTTCCTGGTGCTGGCCCTGCGCGCGGACGGGAATTTCGGCAAGGGGCGCTATGTCCTGCGCGTCACCGCGCCGCAGGTGAAGGCGGAGTTGTAGCCGCGCACGTCCGCTCGGGCAGGAGCTTGTCGAGCCTGCCCGGCGACGCAGCGTGCCTCCGCTTTCCTCTTTGCAGGAACCAGGGCATGGGCTAGACACCCCGGACTTTCGCCTTTACGTCTGTATGAAGGAGTCGGTCCCATGGCCGGGTTTGTCGACACGTCCGAATTCCGCAATGGTTTGAAGATCTTGTGGGAGGACAAGCCGTACGTCATCGAGTACTTCCAGCACGTCAAGCCTGGAAAGGGCTCCTCCTTCACGCGCACGAAGATCCGCAGCCTGCTGGACGGTCGCGTCCTGGAGCCCACGCTGAAGTCCGGCGACAAGGTGGGCACGCCGGACATCGAGTCCAAGGACATGCAGTACCTGTATGTCCAGGACGGCGACTACTACTTCATGGACAAGAAGAACTTCGAGCAGACCTTCCTGTCCAAGGAAGGCCTCGGAGAGGCCGTGAACTTCCTGAAGGAGAATCTCGACGTGGAGATCCTCTTCTGGAACGGCAAGGCCATCAACGTGTCGGTGCCGAACTCGGTGGACCTCAAGGTCACCAAGTGCGACCCGGGCGTGCGCGGCGACACCGTGTCCGGCGCCCTGAAGCCCGCCACGCTGGAGACCGGCTTCACCGTCAACGTCCCCCTGTTCATCAACGAGGGCGACGTGCTGAAGATCGACACGCGTGAAGGTGGCAAGTACCTCACCCGCGTGTCCACCGCGGGCTGAGAGCAGCTTCCCTTCACCTGGCGACCCGGGAGGGGTCTGAATGGCAACGAAGCGCAAGGCAACCCGGTCGCCCGAGTCCTCGGGTGCGGCCTCCGGACGGGATTCGGGCACCACGTCGCTGGACGTGGAGGCCCTCCGGCAGATCGTCGAAATCCTGGAGGCTTCCGACGTCACCCGGCTGGTGTGGACGCGGGGGCCGGAGAAGCTCTACATCCGCCGCGGTCACGCGCCGGAGACGACCATCGTCCACCACACGGCGCCTTCGGGCCCCGGGGTGACGGTGTCGCCGCCGGTGGAGTACGCCGCTCCCGCCGCGCCCCGTGCGGCGCCCCCCGCCGCGCCCGCGGCTCCGGCCGCCGCGGCGGCTGCGGAGAAGCCCGCGGAGAAGCCGGGCCACCAGGTGACGAGCCCCTTCGTGGGGACGTTCTACCGGACCCCCGCGCCGGACCAGCCCCCGTTCGTGGACGTGGGCACGGTGGTGCGCAAGGGCCAGGTGCTCTGCATCGTGGAAGCGATGAAGTTGATGAACGAAATCGAGTCCGAGGTCTCCGGCCGCATCGCCGAGGTCCTCGTGGAGAACGGTCGCCCGGTGGAGTTCGGCCAGGCGCTGTTCCGCATCGAGCCGGCCTGAGTCACTCGTCGTCTGGCGCGTCCGGCCCGCATCGGGCGGGGCGCGCCGCGCCTTGAAGGCCCTCGCGTTAGGAGCACGGCCGTGTTCAAGAAGGTCCTGGTCGCCAACCGCGGGGAGATTGCCCTGCGGGTCATCCGCGCATGCCGTGAGCTGGGCATCGCCACCGTGGCGGTGCACTCCACCGCCGACGCCAACGCGCTGCACGTGCGCTTCGCGGACGAGGCCGTCTGCATCGGGCCGCCTCCGTCCAAGGAGAGCTACCTCAACGTGCCGCAGCTGCTCTCCGCGGCTGAAATCACGCGCGCGGACGCCATCCACCCGGGCTACGGCTTCCTGTCGGAGAACGCCGAGTTCGCGGAGGTCTGCGAGAACTGCAAGATCCGCTTCATTGGCCCGCGTCCGGAGATGCTGCGGCTGATGGGCAACAAGGTGCGCGCGCGCGCCGCGGCCCGCGAGGCCGGCATGCCGCTGCTGCCGGGCAGCCCCGGCGTGGTGAAGGATCCGCGCGAGGCGGAGGCGTTCGCCAAGGAGATCGGCTTCCCGGTCATCCTGAAGGCGGCGGCGGGCGGCGGCGGCAAGGGCATGAAGATCGTCCGCGAGCCCGGCGTGCTCGCGCAGGCGTTCTCCACCGCGCAGGCGGAGGCCCTGGCGTCCTTCAACAACGGCGACCTCTACATC is a genomic window of Corallococcus macrosporus containing:
- a CDS encoding type 4a pilus biogenesis protein PilO, which translates into the protein MEKYLDQLAKAPPAAKFGGLAAIVVLLTVGNFFSFIQPTEEDIARRQSERRTLDLELAEKSEIAQNLNERRREMDVLEQKLAEALTELPERRDMEELLAQINDIGKKSGLEISRVEPDREYVEGGEFFARIPIKMTVSGNYHEIAMFLQEMANMRRIVNVNNIKLDGATLKNEKVVLQSSFLATTFRFIEKKSN
- a CDS encoding roadblock/LC7 domain-containing protein, whose protein sequence is MSFRTHLEAVVNQVDGALACSVMGFDGISVDTFQKDEATELDVSGTWVEYANLLTQLKNAAESLKTGTVTEVSVNSEKVLTVMRLLTPEYFLVLALRADGNFGKGRYVLRVTAPQVKAEL
- a CDS encoding pilus assembly protein PilP; amino-acid sequence: MKTFKSTMTAAVMALTLSACEDSPPAPPPAPPKAAAPAPAPVEEKTEASAAPPFVYTYSPVGKRDPFRSPLEELGPVARDAPERACNEPLCVFDLDQLKLVAVVTGDASPLAMVEDPLGRGHIVRRNTRVGRQGGKVTQILRDSVTVTEVFTGAKGELISNPVSLQLKADGVKDPAYNLMTGKNWE
- the pilQ gene encoding type IV pilus secretin PilQ — encoded protein: MLEQSAVTRGKWIMAAAWAVVLASAKVYGADLNTLRDLQVSRTGAGAQVVVTGTRPPTFTVFRLSGPERLVVDLSSADATGIKGHHDGTGPVSGVVAAQFSDARASVGRVLVALDQASQYDVRAEGNRVVISVDGSPVAPAAATAQAPAAEAKPVAPAAAPKPAPLQVAAAEPVKPEPVKPAPVVEAMVAVVPEEGTSSKAAPSQAPGRENVVATEADERDVAHPAQRITRLSLDGDALRVGADGDIARYEVLELVDPPRLAVDVYGVGLSAKAPKVKGNLLKDVRVGAHEDKVRLVLVAKGDMPAYRVDRSERGLEVVLGGAVARKPKPSQPRDAVAETEPLRPQPLPVQEAAKPQPAVAQAAPQPAAVEVKDLSFDESPTGGRVQLKLSGATAWKVDRPDPRSAVLTLENARLPKKLERSLDTSALDTPVKMISAFSVPGEGRKVRLVVAADGAIEENVTQGANSLSWRLDVQGVKTEEVAVTQRTAGFTAEAPAYAAEGAPQQARYRGKRVSFEFKDIDIQNLLRVIAEISKRNIVVADDVGGRVTIRLRNVPWDQALDLILRTKQLGQEQVGNIIRIAPLKTLEEEARLRQERKKSLQQQEDLLVSLVPVNYAVAGEMSSRVKDVLSDRGSVTVDTRTNVLIIKDIRSNTEKARALVRSLDTQTPQVLIESRIVEASTTFSRNLGVQWGGQTRLSTATGNPTGLIFPSTVGVTGGSPGGAAGVPAQPNFAVNLPAAVGEGLGGAMGFAFGSAGGAVQLNLRLSAAETEGTVKTISSPKVTTLDNNTARISQGLSIPFSQTSAGGVNTTFVEARLSLEVTPHITQDGSILMSIAAQNNQPDPSNTGANGQPSIQRKEAQTQVLVKDGDTTVIGGIYVRRGSTRVNSVPFLSKIPVLGFFFRNTNDTDERQELLIFITPRILNRQTIAQSL
- the efp gene encoding elongation factor P, with translation MAGFVDTSEFRNGLKILWEDKPYVIEYFQHVKPGKGSSFTRTKIRSLLDGRVLEPTLKSGDKVGTPDIESKDMQYLYVQDGDYYFMDKKNFEQTFLSKEGLGEAVNFLKENLDVEILFWNGKAINVSVPNSVDLKVTKCDPGVRGDTVSGALKPATLETGFTVNVPLFINEGDVLKIDTREGGKYLTRVSTAG
- a CDS encoding PilN domain-containing protein codes for the protein MMIRINLLPVRAVKKREMGRQILALYAAVLIAAVVGNYFWFADRDGELERTKQGIAQTRAKIAELEKVIGEVTNINARKAEVEKKLAVLDTLRKGRNGPVRMLDALSSAMPKKVWLKDFVEASNSVTINGGAVSHDEVAELMRGLGGMVWTPKGMGRLVDQGRGVSKTSRVELFNTETASVEEFSASDIKPFFGNIELTNAVQTKPNQAGAASFVEFKLTLTANYAI
- the pilM gene encoding type IV pilus assembly protein PilM — its product is MAKGKLALGLDIGSTSIKMIMLKEQRKRGEVGYALQSFGMKPLPPEAIVDGALMNSTAIVQAVQELMSELKVKGKDVAIGVSGHSVIIKKIQMPRMSQEELEESIQWEAEQYIPFDVKDVNIDTQILDGGGNDATGQMDVLLVAAKKDMINDYTTVVSEAGLAPVVVDVDAFAVQNMFSTNYELPDKETVVLINAGASVVNINIIANGVTVFTRDVTIGGNQFTEEIQKQLNVSYEEAEALKIGGNRADADAVVPQDVERVLSSVAEQVAGEIQRSLDFYAGTAADSNFTKVYLSGGTAKIPALFKTIEARTGVPVEILNPFRKIEVDNRKFDPAFIMDVAPMAAVAVGLALRRPGDKLG
- the accB gene encoding acetyl-CoA carboxylase biotin carboxyl carrier protein — its product is MATKRKATRSPESSGAASGRDSGTTSLDVEALRQIVEILEASDVTRLVWTRGPEKLYIRRGHAPETTIVHHTAPSGPGVTVSPPVEYAAPAAPRAAPPAAPAAPAAAAAAEKPAEKPGHQVTSPFVGTFYRTPAPDQPPFVDVGTVVRKGQVLCIVEAMKLMNEIESEVSGRIAEVLVENGRPVEFGQALFRIEPA
- a CDS encoding sigma-54-dependent transcriptional regulator; protein product: MPLFRTVLVADDEPSIRHILTLVLTDKGYDVRAVADGDEALRELSTRAYDVLVTDVRMPKRDGLSVLKAALAEQPGLTVVVMSAYGSQEQALEAVQAGAYDYVQKPFKPEEIVLVLRKAQERERLVRENRRLHEAQLPGASGGHILGQSAALQAVLKQVARVAPVDTTVLISGESGTGKELIARELHGQSRRAAMPFVAVNCGAIPHGLLESELFGHAKGAFTDARTARRGLFAEADGGTLFLDEVGELPLGAQVKLLRVLQEGEIRPVGESRVERVDVRVVAATLRDLGKLVEKGDFREDLYYRLNVVNLTLPPLRERREDIPLLARAFLHRFNRELNRDPPVEGFTPEAEALMTAYAWPGNVRELENAMERAVLLAEGTHVAPGSLPEKLWAASAPAPAGTAAPLQAGGDLSLKRAIRELEESYIRAALRRTKGNRTRAAEVLDISHRALLYKIKEYGIDPDAEGTRT